Genomic window (Gelria sp. Kuro-4):
TGCGCCAGGACATAGGCCCGTTCGCCGCTTACCTCCCCGGCAGCCAGGTAGGCATTGAGGTCGCGCGCGAGGTCGAAGAGCGTGGCCAGGGCCTGGGCGGTGTTGAAGTCGTCGTCCATGGCCGCCTCAAAGTCGCGGCGGTACCTGTCAAGCTTGGCGAGCAACGCCCGGGCGTCCGTGGAAAGCTGAGCCGGTACCGCGGGAGCGCCGGCGCCCAGCACCCGCGCCAGGTTCTCCTCCAGGTGGTGCAGGCGCTCCCAGCCGCGCTGGGCCGCCGGCATCTCCTCCAGGCTGAAGTCGATGGGGCTGCGGTAGTGGGTGGAGAGCATGTAGTAGCGCAGGGCGGCCCCGGGGAAGCGCTCGAGGACATCGCGCACCCGCACCACGTTCCCTACGGACTTGGCCATCTTCTCGCCACCCATGTTCACAAAGCCGTTGTGCACCCAGTAGCGGGCAAAGGTGCTCCCGGTGTAGGCCTCCGACTGGGCGATCTCGTTCTCGTGGTGCGGGAAGATCAGGTCGGAGCCGCCGCCGTGGAAGTCGAAACCGGCGCCCAGGTACTTCAGCGCCATCACCGAGCACTCGATGTGCCAGCCGGGCCGCCCGGGGCCCCAGGGGCTGTCCCAGGCCGGCTCCCCCTCTTTGGCCGCCTTCCAGAGGGCGAAATCCATGGGATGGTGCTTTTTCTCGTTGACCTCGACGCGCGCCCCGGCATTGAGTTCCTCCAGACTGCGGCCGGAAAGCTTGCCGTATTCCTGAAAGCTCTCCACGCTGTAATAAACGTCGCCGTCCAGCACGTAGGCATGCCCGGACTTGACCAGCCCCGCCACCACGCGGATGATGTCCGGGATATGATCGGTGACGCGCGGGTAGACATCGGCGCGCTGAATGCCCAGGGCATCCATGTCCGCGAAGTACGCCTTGATGTAGCGATCGGCCACCGCCAGGGCGCCGGTGCCCTCCTCCCGCGCTTTGTTAATGATTTTGTCGTCCACGTCGGTGAAGTTCTGGACGTAGCGCACGGAGTAGCCCTTGTAGGCGAAGTAACGGCGGAAAACGTCCCACACCAGGTAGGGGCGGGCGTTGCCGACATGGCAGAAGTTGTAAGGGGTGACGCCGCAGACGTAGATGCTCACCTTCCCGGGCTCCCGGGGCTGAAACTCTTCCTTGCGCCGCGTGAGGGTGTTGAAGACTTGTAGCGGCACGGCGGATTATCCTCCTTTCTTACGAGCGGCCGGCCAGGGCGGCGGCCAGGCGTTCCTTCACGCGCTCGCGGCCGAGAATCGCTATCACCTGATAAAGCTCGGGGCCGTGGGCCCGCCCGGTGAGGGCAATGCGCAACGGCATGTAAACCCGGCGGCCGGTTAGGCCCAGTTCCTTGGTGAGGCGCCTTAGGTCCGCCCGCACCGCCTCCGGCGTAAGCTCCGGCAGGGCATCCAGGTGCTCGCCGGCGGCGGCAAAAACACTCGGTACCTGCTCTTCCCTGAGGATCTGGCGGGTCTTGGAGTCCTCCGGCTTCACTTCCTTGCTGAAGAAAAAGTCGATGTGGTCGGTGATCTCGCTGACCTCCGTCAGGTACTCTTTTACTGCCCCCACCACTTTAAGCAGCCAGGCGCGCTCCTCGGGCCCCGGCTCCCCTGCCACGTAGCCGGCGGCCTTAAGGTGCGGCAGGGCCAACTCCAGGATGCGCTCGTCGGGGCTTGCTTTTATATAGTGGGCGTTGAGCCACTTGAGCTTTTCGGTGTTGAAAACGGCCGGGCTCTTCGAAACGCGCTCCAGGGAAAAGCGCTGCGTTAGCTCCTGGAGAGAAAAGATTTCCTCTTCCCCCTCCGGCGACCAGCCCAGGAGGGCCAGGAAGTTGACGATGGCTTCCGGGAGGTAGCCCCGCCGGCGGTACTCCTCCACCGCCACGTCCCCTTTGCGTTTGGACATTTTCGTGCGATCTTCGTCCAGAATGAGGGGGATGTGGGCGAACTGCGGCTCTTTCCAGCCCAGGGCCTGGTAAAGGAGCAGCTGGCGCGGCGTGTTGGAGAGGTGCTCCTCGCCGCGGATGACATGGGAGATACCCATGAGGTGGTCATCGATAACGGCGGCGAAGTTGTAGGTGGGTATGCCATCGGATTTGACAATGATGAAATCGCCGATCTCTTCGCTGGCAAACTCCACCTCGCCGTGTACCAGGTCGTCCACCACCAGTTTTTTGCCGCCGGGTACGCGGAAGCGCACCACCGGTTTGCGCCCTTCAGCCAGCAGGCGTTCCCTGTCTTCCGCCGTGAGGCTGCGGCAGCGTCCCTGGTAGCGGGGCGTCTCGCCGTGGGCCAGCATCTCGCGCCGCTGCTGGGCCAGCTCTTCTTCGCTACAGAAGCACTGGTAAGCCAGGCCGTCTTCCAGGAGTCGATTTGTAAAGCGCGTGTAGATGTCGAGGCGTTCGGTCTGCCGGTAGGGGCCGCGCGGGCCGCCCACATCCACGCCCTCATCCCAGGTAATGCCCAGCCACGCCAAATCGCGCATAATGGCCGCTTCACTTTCCCGGGAAGAACGCTCACGATCCGTGTCCTCGCTGCGCAGCACGAAGGTACCCCCGGTCCTTTTAGCAAACAGCCAATTGAAAAGCGCCGTCCGCGCGCCGCCGATGTGCAGCGGTCCGGTGGGGCTGGGGGCAAACCTGACACGCACTTTGTCCATCAGAAGCCGGCCTCCCTTGGTTCTAATCTCATTTATTATACCATGCCGCCCCTGCAAGTAACAGGGACGCATAACGAAAAATGGGAAAAGCAACCGACTCGGTTGCCTTTCCCCGCTGGTTACCGGCTAAGAATAGCCAGCTCTACGTCGGCTACGCCAGCTTGTTCCATCCCAATGGCCCGGGCCGCAGCGCGCGACAGGTCGATGCTGCGCCCGCGTATATAGGGGCCGCGGTCGTTGATGCGCACCACCACCGACCGGCCGGTGGCCGGGTTCGTCACCAGGACCAGCGTGCCGAAGGGCAGGGTCCGGTGGGCGGCGGTATAAATGTTCTGGTCAAAGATCTCTCCGTTGGCGGTGCGCCGGCCGTGAAAGCGCGGCCCGTACCAAGAGGCCCGGGCGGTGAGCGTGCGGCCGCGGCTCATGGCGCGGTAGGCCTCTTCCCGGCTGAGAGCCGGGGCACCCAGGCTGGTGCGCAGGTTGTTGGCCCAAGTCAAGGCCAGTTCCGGCGGCGAGAGCGAGTTGGCCCGGGCCGTATCGCGGTCGGCCGTAACCAGGAGCAGTTCTCCGGCGCGTACCACCGCCTCCTCCCCGGCCAGGTCGGGCACGATGCTCTTCGGGTCCATCCCCCGCCGGGCGGCGTGGGCGAGCCGGTCCAGCACTATGCGGGCGCGCTCCCAGGGCGTGTAACCGCCGGCAGCGCGGCGCATCCTGAGGACCACCCGGTGCCCCACCGCCACTTCCGGTATGGCGCCTGTTTCTCCGCCCAGCCGCAGCGAGAGTTGCCACCCGGCATCCCCCCGCTCACCAACCAGGGCCTGTGCCGCCGCATGCACCTCCTGGGCATGACCTTGGGAAACGTGCGGGCCGAGGATGATAACCAGCGTAGCCAGGACGCAGCCTGCCAGGAGCAGGTGCGCCTTTGTCTGCACTTTTTTTCCTCCTTGTAACAAAAGAATGCAGGACAGGTCGTCCTACATTCCCAGTATAACCACGCCGCCAACTTTTATACACGCCACCGTGTGCAGCCGCAACGCGTGCCCACATGCTTTCCTCCCACACTTCCTGTCTTGTTCTCACTCCTCCAGCAGGCATGCGGCCTGGGCGGCGATGCCTTCGCTGCGGCCGGTAAAGCCCAGGTGTTCGGTGGAGGTAGCCTTTACGGCTACGCGCTCCAAGGGAATTTTGAGGGCCTGGGCGATATTGGCGCGCATTTTTTCCACATAAGGCGCAAGCTTGGGCTCCTGGGCGATTACGGTGCTGTCGATGTTGACGATGCTGAAGCCGCGCCGGGCCAGGATTTCCCCGGTTTCGGCCAGGAGGATTAAGCTAGAGACGCCCGCCCAGGCCGGGTCGGTGTCGGGAAAGTGATAGCCGATATCCCGCTCGGCCGCCGCGCCCAGGAGCGCGTCGGCGATGGCATGGAGCAGCACGTCGGCATCCGAGTGGCCCTCGAGGCCGCACGGGTGCGGGATTTCCACCCCGCCCAAAACCAGGCGGCGGCCGGGCTTAAAGGCGTGCACGTCAAAGCCGGTGCCGATACGCATGGTCGCCCTTCCTTTCTTTTTTAAGCCTCCCGGCCGGGGCTTTCTTTGCCGCGGACCTTCTCCTGGAGCGCGGAAGCCCCCAAGCTCTCATCCCGCTCCGCCTTCGCCCGGGCCAGCAGGCACTCGGCCAGGAGCAGGTCGGTGGACGTGGTGATCTTGATGTTGCCGTCGCTCGCGGGCACGAGCTCTACGGGGTGACCCAGCCGCTCCACCAACACGGCGTCGTCGGTGCCGATAAAGCCTTCGGCGTGCGCCTGCCGGTGCGCCTTAAGAATTAAGCCGTAGGCGAAGGTCTGCGGCGTCTGCATGGCCCAGAGCAGCCGGCGCTCCAGCGTTTTCTCGACCAAAAGGCTTGGTCCCGCCACTTTAATGGTGTCTTTCACCGGTACGGCGGCCGCCGCCGCTCCGGTGCGCTGCGCCGCCGCCAGGGTGCGCTCGATAAGCTCGAGGGTTAAGAAGGGGCGCGCGGCGTCGTGGATAAGAACGTAGTCGGTAGCGGCCGGGAGCGCCTCCAGACCCAGGCGCACCGAATCCTGCCTTTCCCGCCCGCCCGGCACGATGCCGCGCACTTTGGCGATGCCGTGAGCACGAATAAGGCGCGCCACCTGCTCCTCGTCCCCGGGTGCCACCACGAGGTAGGTGCCGGCCACCGCCGGGTGCGCGGCGAAAACCTCCAGGCAGCGCAAAAAAAGAGGCCGTCCGCCGAGAAGGAGGAACTGTTTTTTCGTCTCTGCGCCCATGCGCCGCCCGGAGCCGGCGGCGGGCACTACAGCATAAACCTTGGTCATTCTTCCGCCCTCGCCCACTTCCGTCTCTTGGCCTTCTTTCGCCGCCGCCGGGCGAAAATCCTCCTTTGTCCCACCTGGAGCACGACCCGGTGCGGCAAACGCCACCGGCGTGAGAGCGGAACCCCGCGGTTGCCATGGGGACAGGTATCGCGCCCAACGTCGGACCGGCCCCCGCCCCCCTGCCGCAAGCAGACTGCGGGAGAACGCTCCACCGACGCCCATCAACAGGCGCAGACCTGTCCCCTCACCGGCGACGAAAACCTGCACGGCAAACGCCGCCCACGAAAGAGCGGAACCCCGCGGTTGCCATGGGGACAGGTATCGCGCCCAACGTCGGACCGGCCCCCGCCCTCTGCTACAAGCAGGCTGCGGGAGAACGCTGCACCGACGCCCATCAACAGGCGCAGACCTGTCCCTTCACCTCTATACTACCTTTTCCATGGCCTTGGGCTTGGCGAAGATCATCCGCCCGGCGGCCGTCTGCAGGACGCTCGTCACCAAAACGCCGATGGTCTCGCCGATATGCCGGCGCCCGCCATCCACCACAATCATGGTGCCGTCGTCCAGGTAGGCCACGCCTTGGCCGGCTTCCTTGCCGTCCTTGATCACATGGACCAGCATCTCTTCTCCAGGGAGTACCACCGGTTTCACGGCGTTGGCCAGCTCGTTGATGTTAAGAACCGGCACACCCTGGAGCTCCGCTACTTTGTTGAGGTTGTAGTCGTTGGTAAGGACCTTGCCCTTCAGGTCTTTGGCCAGGCGCAAAAGCTTGGAGTCCACCTCCGCCACATCCTCATAGTCGCGGTCGGAAATCACCACCTTAACGCCCAGTTCCTTCTGGATGCGGTTAAGGATATCGAGGCCGCGGCGTCCCCGGTTGCGCTTCAAGAGGTCCGAGGAATCAGCGATGTGCCTGAGCTCTTCCAGCACAAAATTGGGGATCACCAGGGTACCCTCTAGAAAACCGCTCTTGACAATGTCGGCAATGCGACCGTCGATAATGACGCTGGTGTCGAGCACCTTAGGCGCCGCCGCCGGCTCGCTGGAGCGGGCGGCCTTTTCCTTCTCTTTGTCCTTGTCCTTGGTCAAACGGGGAAAGTTGGCAACGAAAGACCAGAGGTCCTCCTTCTTCTTCACTGCCAGGCTCATACCCATGTAGCCGAGAATAACGTTGGCCAGGACGGGGATAAAGGGTCCCACCACCGGCAGGCGTCCAAAGGGCAGGGTGAGCAGGTTGGCGATAAGCAGCCCCACCACCAGCCCGACCGCGCCGGTGATAACATCCGTTGCCGGCATTTTTTGCAGCCGACCCTCGGACCATTCCACGAAATTAAGAGTACGCCTTATAATGGGCGGGGCGATGAGATAAAAGATAATACCGCCTGTAAGTCCCCCAAATACCAGGAGGCCAGCATGAACGACTGCGCTCGGTGTTAAGTGCAACACTTCCGTAAGAAGCGGGATGCCGATGAGCATGAGTTCGTAGCCGCCGAGCGCCCCCAGGAGGGCGATAAATACGCGCACCAAACCTTTAATCACCTCAGTTCCACCCCCTTCCACCTTTCCAGTATAACCCGCCGTCAGGTTTTTGGCAATCCAGCACCGGATCAAACCTCCCTATCATACCTGTTCTCCTCTGCTATTATAAACATTTACCACCCTGTTTAACCTTTACCGGAACAAAAAGAAAGAAAAAACGCCAGTTTCGCTGACGTTCTCTCAGTTTGCAGCCAGGCCGTCCACCAGCGACTGCGCCTCGTCTTCCTCCATGTTCTGGGCCAGCACCAGCTCACTTATAAGAATCTGGCGGGCGCTGTCGAGCATTTTCTTTTCGCCGCTCGAAAGCCCCTTTTCACGGTCGCGCAGGATCAGGTTGCGCACCACCTCCGCAACCTCGAAAGCGTTGCCGCTCTTTATTTTCTCCAGGTTGGCCCGGTAACGCCGGTTCCAGTTACCTGACATCTTGCTCTTATGCTCCCGCAGGATCTCCAGCACCCGCAGCACATCCTCGTGGGACATAACCTGGCGAAGACCAACCTCGGCGCTGCTGTCGGTAGGAATCATCACCTTCATGTCGCCGATGGGCATCCGCATCACGTAGTACCGGCGCTTTTCGCCCAGAAACTCCCGCTCCTCGATAGCCTCGATGACACCCGCCCCGTGCATCGGGTAAACCACTTTGTCGCCTACTTTGAACATCGGCTGCGCCTCCTAGCCTACTATACACCTCTATGGTACCATAGGAAGCGGAAGCGTGTCAAGAAGTAAATGATTATATCACAAGCACCTTCTCCTGTCAACATAAAATCCGAGGGGCAGGCTGTCGGCAAGAAAACGCGCGTTGACACGGGACAAGGCCGACGGGTATAATGGGACCAGGGGAAGGGGTGAGGCCTCGGAATGAAGGATCTCATCTGCGACGAATTTCAGGAAGCGGTAGGGAAGTACCTCTTGCGCCACCGCTCTATCCTGGACGTCTTAAGTAAGATCCAGGAAGCAGGGGCGCGCACCAACCGCGCAGTGGTAAAAAGCGTAACAGCGTGCGGCTGCCTGGAGATCCAGGCGCAGCGCCAGCGCGTGCCCGCGGACACCGGTTTGGAGGAGGCGCTTCGTTTTCTCTCCACCCACCTGCAGGGCCGGCTCTGCGCGGAGTGCCGGGAGCAGGTGGAAGAAGAAATCGGGAACCTGCTCTTTTACCTGGCGGCGCTCTGCAATCTCCTCGATATTAATCTTTATGACGTGCTGCTCAAGGAGCAGGAACGGCTACTGGCCCTGGGCCCATTCCACCTCAGCTGACACATACTTCGCAAAGGGGCGCGGAAATCCGCGCCCCTTTTTTGCACCCGGGGTCAGGCCTCGTGGACGTGCCGTTGCCGCCAGACCTCACGGCGGACGGGAGCTCGGTAAGGACTAAGCGACCCGTCGCCAAACCGCTACACCCGTGCGAGCCACTTCTCGTATTCAGGCACCTCACCGTGAACCACGGCAAAGAAGCGTTTCTGCAGGGCCTCAACGATGGGGCCGCGCCGGCCCGCGCCGATGGTGTGGCCATCGATCTCCCGCACCGGGGTGATTTCGGCCGCCGTACCGCAGAACCAGACCTCGTCCGCCAGGTAAAGCTCGTCGCGGGCCGCCCGTGCCTCCACCACCTCATAACCGAGCCCGCGCGCCAGCTCCATAATCGAAGCGCGGGTGATTCCTTTGAGTACGGTGGGTAGCGGCGTGGTGTAGATAACGCCGTCTTTGGCCCAAAAGATGTTCTCGCCGCTCCCTTCGGCCACGTACCCATCGGTATCCAGGAAAATGGCTTCATCGTAGCCGCTTTGGAGGGCGTCCATCTTGGCCAGGATGGAGTTGACGTAGGCGCCGTTGACCTTACCCTTGGCCGGAAACGAGGAGATGTAGTTACGGGCCCAGGAGGTTACTTTGGCGCGGATACCTTTGGCCAGGGCCTCCTCGCCCAGGTAGGCGCCCCAGGGCCACACGGCGACAAAGACGTTCACCGGGCACTTCGCCGGGTTCACCCCCATCTCGCCCAGGCCGCGGTATACCACCGGGCGGATGTAGCAGCTTTTCAAGTTGTTGGCGCGGATGGTTTCTTTAATGGCTTCACTGATCTCCTCGTGGGTGTATGGAACTTCCATGTAAAGGAGTTTGGCCGAGGCAAAGAGCCGGTCCACGTGTTCCTTGAGCCGGAAAACCGCCGGGCCGCCGGCCGTTTCGTAGGCCCGGATCCCTTCGAAAACTCCGCTGCCGTAATGCAGGGCATGGGTGAGAACGTGTACCTTCGCATCCTCCCAGTCGACGAGCCGCCCGTCCATCCAGATTTTATCCGTCTTGATGCCCACGGTTCACCCTTCCTCTCTTAAGAAAATCCCTAGGCCGACGCCTAGGTAGAGATATAGATTTCTTATTCTGCACAAAAAGAAGAATTCCTGCCGCAGTTTTCATTTAACCTGCCAGGGCGTCAACGGCACCGTCCCTCACCCCTGTAAGGCGTACACTGAGAAGGTTCGGTACACAAACAATGGTCTGGGCGGGCGTTGAAATCCATCCCGTCTCGGAACAGATACCCCTGGGACAAATGCTCCTGGGCATGGGCCGCATCCGCACCCGTCCCGGGGCCACCTCAACTACGGCTTCGCCCCGGACAAGCGGCACTTTGTAAAGGCCGGGGCGGGCCAGGGAAACGCGCAGCACTTCCTTTCCCGCCCGTACCACCACCGCCTCCGCCGGGGCCGCCGCCCCACCGTTCGCCCGGATGACAAACCACATGCTTACGGCCGCCAAGACCATGCCGGCAAGGAGCACCTTATCGGCCCGCGTTGTCCCTTGAAGCACAATCCCCCTCCTCCCCAGCCGAAAAGCCGACAGAAAAAGAACGCCCGGGAGCAGCCCGGGCGTGCGCGCTTAGTCCTCCGGCTCGTACCCTGCCTCGCGGATGGCGCCGCGGATGGCTTCCCGGTCCGGTCCCGTGGCAGAGTGCGCTACGGTAACCAGCCCGGTGGCAAGGTCGACATTCACGTCTTTTACCCCAGGCAGGTTGCCCACGCTCTTTTTTATGGCCATGACGCAGTGCTGGCAGCTCATGCCCGCAGCCCTCACCTGCGTGGTAACCACACCGTCTCCAGCTCCCGCAGCAGCCGTGTGTCCTTCGCGTTTACTTGAGCAGCAACCCATGTGCTCCATCTCCTTTACTTATCGGCCGGTTTCACCGGCGGCTTCTTTTGGGGCGGTTTGCAGCAGTCGGGCGCCTCGCCGCCGAACTGCTTCTCGCTGGCCGCAGCCAGCCGTTTGAGGAATTTATCCCACCAGCCAGCCATGCGGAAAAACCTCCTTCCGCCGCCCGCTTTAGTTTACCCCGCAGGTGCAGGCAACTATTACTCTTTCGTCTGTACCTGTACCCGGGTAGGGTACCTTTGCCCTTATTATAGCCGCTCTGCCGGCACCTGTCAACCCTCCAGCGACGGCCCCACCAAAATAGTCCGCGCGATTTTTTCGTCCAGCGCCAGGACCGTCTCCCCAACCTGCACAACAAGGCTGGGGGAGCGCTGGAGCAGGGTGAGCGGCGCGCCCGGCAGCACGCCCAGGGCCATGAGCTTGTTGAGGTCACGCGGCGCCGCCGGTGCCAGCCCCAGCACCGCCGCCTTTTCCGCCGGCGCCAGGTCGGCCACGGTACGCGCCCCGCCGGCACGCGCCGCCCGCCGGCCGCCGCCCCAGCCCCGGCGCCACCTACTTCGCCTGCCGAACATCCCCCGTTCCCTCCTTTCGCAGCCGGCGCGGGGAAACGGCCAGCTCAAAGCCGCAGTTCGGGCACTTGATGCGCCGGCACAGGCGCTTTAAGGGGCAACCGGCGCAGGCCGCGCGCCCCTCCTCAGGCGCAAAGCTGAAGCCGCAAAAGCTGCACTTTACCTGTGTCATCAGCCCAGCACCCCCGTAAAGCCGAGCACCAGATTGAGCACGTACCCGGCGACAAAGGCAAAGGGGAAGATGAAGGCGGCCATCCCCAGGGCGGTGGTCCAGCCCCTTTCTTTGACCATGACCGAGAACTGGGCAATGCAGGGGACGAACAACGTGAGGGTGGCCGCCGCTACAGTGAGCTGCCGCGCCGAGAGGGCACCGCTGGCGGCCAGGTCGTAGAGTCCCGCCGCGCCGTAATCCCGGCGGAAGAAACCGAAGAGGAAGGCCTCGCCCGTCGCCCGCGGCAGGCCCAGGTAACCAACGGCCGTTCCCAGCGCGTCGAGGACGGCATCAAAAAGACCTGTAACCTTTCCCAACCAAATGAGGACGCTCGCCAGGACAAAAAGGGGCACAATCTCCAGGAAGTACCACTGCATGCGCGTGTAGGTCTTGGTGAGCACGTTCCCCGGCTGAGGCAGCCTGAGCGGCGGCACCTCCATGTAAAAGCTGGGACCGTCGCCGGGAAGAAGCTGTGCCGTCAGGTACCCCACCAAAAGAAAGACCAGCAGCAGGAAACCCAGCCAAACAAGCAGCGCCCGCGGGTAGGCAGAAAGGAGCGAGAGGATCACCCCGAGCTGCGCCGAGCAGGGAATGGCCAGGGCCAAAAGCAGCGTGGCGATAACGCGCTCGCGCCGCGTCTCCAGGGTACGGCTCACCAGGGTGGCCATGGTATCACAACCGAAGCCCAGGGTAAGCGGGATCACCGCCCGTCCGGAAAGGCCGATGCCCTTAAAGAGCCGGTCCACCAAAAGCGCCAGGCGCGGCAGGTAACCGCTGTCTTCAATAATGGAAAACACCAGGAAAAAGCTGCCCACAATGGGCAGGACAATGGCGACGGCGTAGCGCAGCCCCAGCGTGATGATGCCGTAATCATGGGCGATGAGGTCTTGAAGGAGCGGCCAGGGAATAAGCCGGTCCACGGCGGCGTTTACCCAGGGGTTGACGTAGGCGGAAAAAATGCTCCCCTCCAGGTAGTCCACCACGGTGCCGGCCCCGAAAACGCCGACAAACTGGTAAAGGCCGAAGTAGAGCACCAGGAGGAGAACCGGAATGCCCACCAGGGGCCGCATGGTAAGGTCGCCCAGGATTTCGCCCCAGGTCCGGCGGCGCCTCTCTTCCCGGCTGATTACGGCCCGCGCCAGCGTACGGGCCGCCTCCTGCCGCTTCACCGCCAAAATGTAGCTCACGGGCTCGTTGAACTCCCTTTTTACCTCACTCACCACGGCGCGGATGGCGTTCCAGCGCGCCGGCCCTTCCTGGCGGCGCACCAGCTCGCCTATTTCCTCGTCTTCTTCGAGAAGCAGCAGGGCGATGGCCCGGGGTGCCAGCCGGTAGTGCCCCCGCAGCAGGGCGACCAGGCGCTCGGCGCCCTTTTCGATGCTTTCCGGGTACAACGGTCTAAGCAGCGCGGGCGGCAATTTCCCTCACCTTCTCTCTGAGGAGGTCGATACCTTCGTTTAAGGCTGCCGCCACCGGCACCACAGGTATGCCCAGCCCGGCCGCCAGGCGGGTGCAGTCGATGTGGATCCCGCGCCGCCGCGCTTCGTCCATGATGTTGAGCACCAGGATGAGCGGCTGCCCCGCCTCGATGAGCTGAAAGGTGAGCGGCAGCATGCGCTCGAGGTTGCGCGCATCCACCACGTGGAGCACGGCGCTCGGGCTCTCGGTGATGAGGAGGCGCCGCGCCACCCGCTCCTCTTCGGTAATCGGCAGGAGCGAGTACATGCCGGGGGTGTCGATAACCTCCAGCTCTTCCCCGCCAAACCGCCCTTTACCCCGCGAAACCTCCACGGTGGTTCCGGGGTAGTTGGACACAGTGACGTAGATACCCGTCAGGCGGTTGAAGAGTACGCTCTTGCCCACGTTCGGGTTACCCACCAAGGCCACCTTTTTCAGTTCACCTGCTTCCGGCCGGCCCCGGTCCTTTTCTGGGCGACCAAAAGGCTTCCACCAAGGCCTCTTGTTCTGGCAGCAGTCCACGGTCTACGCCTCCTCCAGCTTCTTCGGCTAATGTCTATGTGACAGGGGTGAACCTGATGCCAGTTTGATAACGATTCTCATTCTATCTGCCTATATTATACCCAGAGCACCGGAAGCAGGCAAGAGAAAAAAACAGCCATGCCGCCCCCTCTGGGCGGCATGGCTGCAACAAGCTTCGCTTCAGTGCAAAACACGCACTATCGTAGGTAAAAAACGGCGGCTTTGACCCAGGGCCTGGTTCTTAAGGCGAAGCAGGCCGTAGGTTCCGGCCAGAAAGGCAAGCCCCAAGATGATACTTCCCAGCTGGGCACTCACCAGGCCGAGGCGGGGTGCCAGCCAGTCGCCGAGGAAGGCGCCCACA
Coding sequences:
- a CDS encoding CarD family transcriptional regulator, with protein sequence MFKVGDKVVYPMHGAGVIEAIEEREFLGEKRRYYVMRMPIGDMKVMIPTDSSAEVGLRQVMSHEDVLRVLEILREHKSKMSGNWNRRYRANLEKIKSGNAFEVAEVVRNLILRDREKGLSSGEKKMLDSARQILISELVLAQNMEEDEAQSLVDGLAAN
- a CDS encoding branched-chain amino acid transaminase; the protein is MGIKTDKIWMDGRLVDWEDAKVHVLTHALHYGSGVFEGIRAYETAGGPAVFRLKEHVDRLFASAKLLYMEVPYTHEEISEAIKETIRANNLKSCYIRPVVYRGLGEMGVNPAKCPVNVFVAVWPWGAYLGEEALAKGIRAKVTSWARNYISSFPAKGKVNGAYVNSILAKMDALQSGYDEAIFLDTDGYVAEGSGENIFWAKDGVIYTTPLPTVLKGITRASIMELARGLGYEVVEARAARDELYLADEVWFCGTAAEITPVREIDGHTIGAGRRGPIVEALQKRFFAVVHGEVPEYEKWLARV
- a CDS encoding NusG domain II-containing protein yields the protein MLQGTTRADKVLLAGMVLAAVSMWFVIRANGGAAAPAEAVVVRAGKEVLRVSLARPGLYKVPLVRGEAVVEVAPGRVRMRPMPRSICPRGICSETGWISTPAQTIVCVPNLLSVRLTGVRDGAVDALAG
- a CDS encoding DUF1573 domain-containing protein, coding for MKDLICDEFQEAVGKYLLRHRSILDVLSKIQEAGARTNRAVVKSVTACGCLEIQAQRQRVPADTGLEEALRFLSTHLQGRLCAECREQVEEEIGNLLFYLAALCNLLDINLYDVLLKEQERLLALGPFHLS
- a CDS encoding heavy-metal-associated domain-containing protein produces the protein MGCCSSKREGHTAAAGAGDGVVTTQVRAAGMSCQHCVMAIKKSVGNLPGVKDVNVDLATGLVTVAHSATGPDREAIRGAIREAGYEPED
- a CDS encoding PIN/TRAM domain-containing protein, whose translation is MIKGLVRVFIALLGALGGYELMLIGIPLLTEVLHLTPSAVVHAGLLVFGGLTGGIIFYLIAPPIIRRTLNFVEWSEGRLQKMPATDVITGAVGLVVGLLIANLLTLPFGRLPVVGPFIPVLANVILGYMGMSLAVKKKEDLWSFVANFPRLTKDKDKEKEKAARSSEPAAAPKVLDTSVIIDGRIADIVKSGFLEGTLVIPNFVLEELRHIADSSDLLKRNRGRRGLDILNRIQKELGVKVVISDRDYEDVAEVDSKLLRLAKDLKGKVLTNDYNLNKVAELQGVPVLNINELANAVKPVVLPGEEMLVHVIKDGKEAGQGVAYLDDGTMIVVDGGRRHIGETIGVLVTSVLQTAAGRMIFAKPKAMEKVV
- the ispD gene encoding 2-C-methyl-D-erythritol 4-phosphate cytidylyltransferase; protein product: MTKVYAVVPAAGSGRRMGAETKKQFLLLGGRPLFLRCLEVFAAHPAVAGTYLVVAPGDEEQVARLIRAHGIAKVRGIVPGGRERQDSVRLGLEALPAATDYVLIHDAARPFLTLELIERTLAAAQRTGAAAAAVPVKDTIKVAGPSLLVEKTLERRLLWAMQTPQTFAYGLILKAHRQAHAEGFIGTDDAVLVERLGHPVELVPASDGNIKITTSTDLLLAECLLARAKAERDESLGASALQEKVRGKESPGREA
- the ispF gene encoding 2-C-methyl-D-erythritol 2,4-cyclodiphosphate synthase codes for the protein MRIGTGFDVHAFKPGRRLVLGGVEIPHPCGLEGHSDADVLLHAIADALLGAAAERDIGYHFPDTDPAWAGVSSLILLAETGEILARRGFSIVNIDSTVIAQEPKLAPYVEKMRANIAQALKIPLERVAVKATSTEHLGFTGRSEGIAAQAACLLEE
- the gltX gene encoding glutamate--tRNA ligase, with the translated sequence MDKVRVRFAPSPTGPLHIGGARTALFNWLFAKRTGGTFVLRSEDTDRERSSRESEAAIMRDLAWLGITWDEGVDVGGPRGPYRQTERLDIYTRFTNRLLEDGLAYQCFCSEEELAQQRREMLAHGETPRYQGRCRSLTAEDRERLLAEGRKPVVRFRVPGGKKLVVDDLVHGEVEFASEEIGDFIIVKSDGIPTYNFAAVIDDHLMGISHVIRGEEHLSNTPRQLLLYQALGWKEPQFAHIPLILDEDRTKMSKRKGDVAVEEYRRRGYLPEAIVNFLALLGWSPEGEEEIFSLQELTQRFSLERVSKSPAVFNTEKLKWLNAHYIKASPDERILELALPHLKAAGYVAGEPGPEERAWLLKVVGAVKEYLTEVSEITDHIDFFFSKEVKPEDSKTRQILREEQVPSVFAAAGEHLDALPELTPEAVRADLRRLTKELGLTGRRVYMPLRIALTGRAHGPELYQVIAILGRERVKERLAAALAGRS
- the cysS gene encoding cysteine--tRNA ligase, with protein sequence MPLQVFNTLTRRKEEFQPREPGKVSIYVCGVTPYNFCHVGNARPYLVWDVFRRYFAYKGYSVRYVQNFTDVDDKIINKAREEGTGALAVADRYIKAYFADMDALGIQRADVYPRVTDHIPDIIRVVAGLVKSGHAYVLDGDVYYSVESFQEYGKLSGRSLEELNAGARVEVNEKKHHPMDFALWKAAKEGEPAWDSPWGPGRPGWHIECSVMALKYLGAGFDFHGGGSDLIFPHHENEIAQSEAYTGSTFARYWVHNGFVNMGGEKMAKSVGNVVRVRDVLERFPGAALRYYMLSTHYRSPIDFSLEEMPAAQRGWERLHHLEENLARVLGAGAPAVPAQLSTDARALLAKLDRYRRDFEAAMDDDFNTAQALATLFDLARDLNAYLAAGEVSGERAYVLAQGREVFLTLGGVLGLTGLKAGAQENAALLEGLIELVAELRQEARRRKDFATADRVRDRLAELGVILEDTAQGPRWRFK